In the Prochlorococcus marinus CUG1438 genome, TCAACTTTTTTATGATGAATTTAGAATCAATTCCTATTCAAGCTTTTTTAGTAGTGTCCTCAGCACTATTTTGCATTGGTATTTGGGGATTATTAAATAGCCGAAATGCAGTCAGAGTTCTTATGAGTATTGAATTAATGCTCAATGCGGTAAATATTAACTTGATGGCATTTTCTTCCTATATCGATAATAATTTAATTCAAGGACAAGTTTTTACAATTTTTGTGATTACTGTTGCAGCGGCAGAAGCAGCTGTTGGATTAGCTATATTGTTATCGCTTTACAGGAATAGAGTGACTGTAGATATGGAAAGTTTTAATTTATTAAAATGGTAAAAGCATTAAATGAAACTTTCATTAGTGCTCATTATATATCGTTCAA is a window encoding:
- the nuoK gene encoding NADH-quinone oxidoreductase subunit NuoK, which codes for MNLESIPIQAFLVVSSALFCIGIWGLLNSRNAVRVLMSIELMLNAVNINLMAFSSYIDNNLIQGQVFTIFVITVAAAEAAVGLAILLSLYRNRVTVDMESFNLLKW